ACACCAACGGCAGCGGGATGTTCCGCGGCTACCACAACGACCAGGGCGCGACCGATGAACGACTGCGGCACGGCATGTACTGGTCGGGCGACCTGGCCTATCGGGACGCCGACGGCTGGATCTACCTGGCCGGGCGCACCGCGGACTGGATGCGGGTGGACGGCGAGAACATCACCGCGGCTCCCATCGAGCGAATCCTGTTGCGGCAGTCGGTGATCAGCCGCGTAGCGGTCTACCCGGTGCCCGACGAGTTCGTCGGCGACCAGGTGATGGCGGCCATCGTGCTGCGCGACGGCCAGGACCTCACGCCGGAAGAGTTCGGCGTCTTCCTGGCACAGCAGCAGGATCTGTCACCGAAATCCTGGCCCCGTTACGTCTGGCTCGCCGAGGATCTACCCACCACCGCGACCAACAAGATCCTCAAGCGGGAACTCGTCGCGCTGGGTGCAGATCCAGCCGGTCGGGTGCTGTGGAAGCGCGACGGCACGGTCTACACACAAATTTGACCCGACTGTCCACGCCACTGTCCCTTTCAATGTCTCCCGTTCGTCTCAATGCTGTTAGACGATCGCCCAGAAGGAGACGACGATGAAATACGCAACCCTGATCTTCACCAAGCCGGGCAGCCATGACGAGGACCTCACGCCCGACGAACGCGTCGCGTTGACCGCGGAGTACATGGCCCTCCGGCATGAGCCGCAGTGCGTCGGAGGCGGCCACCTCCAACCGGTCGAGACCGCAACCACGGTCCGGCACGGTCCGGGCGAGGGCCTGATCACCGACGGCCCATATGCCGACACCAAAGAGGTGTTCGCGGGCTACTTCGTCATCGAGGCCGCCGATCTCGATGAAGCACTGAAGTTCGCGCAGCGGATCCCGGCCGTCCGGCTCGGCGGTGCCGTCGAGGTCCGTCCACTCGTCGACATTCCCGGGGAAGGCGCGAACTGAGCTCCGCCACTTTCCAGGACGTCTTCCGGCGTGAGTGGGGCCGGGTCCTGGCTGCACTCGTCGGCATCCTCGGCGACTTCGATCTCGCCGAGGATGCCGCGCAGGAGGCGTTCGTCATCGCCGCCGAGCGGTGGCCCCGCGACGGCATACCGGAGTCACCGGTCGCGTGGTTGGTGCGCACCGGCCGCAACCGGGCCATCGACCGGGTGCGCCGGGAACAGACACTGCGAACCAAAACTCAGCTGCTGGAAGCGGATCAGCGGGCGACGACCATGGACGATATCGAGCTCGACGACAGCAACATCGGCGATGAGCGCCTACAACTGATCTTCATGTGCTGCCACCCGGCTCTGGCCCCCGAAGCCCAGGTGGCGCTGACCCTACGGGCGCTCGGCGGCCTCACCACTGCAGAGATAGCCCGGGCATTCCTGGTTTCCGAGGAGACCATGAAGCGTCGGCTCTCCCGGGCCAAGGCCAAGATCAAGGCGACCAACATCCCGTTCGCGCTGCCTGCCGACCGGGTGCTCCCGGACCGGGTAGCGGCCGTACTGGCGGTCATCTACCTGATCTTCAACCAGGGATTCACCGATCGTGACGACCTTGCCGCCGAAGCCATCCGGCTCGGCCAGGTGCTGGCCGAGCTGATGGTCGATGAACCCGAGGCATACGGGCTACTCGCCCTGATGCTGCTGCACGATTCACGGCGCGCGGCCAGGATGGTCGGGGGAGTGGTCGTTCCCTTGGCGGAGCAGGACCGCTCCCTGCATGACAAGGCCAAGGTCGATGCCGGCCAGGCCGCCCTGGACCGCGCGCTGGCCCTGCGGGCCGAGGCCGGGCCGTTCGTGCTGCAAGCCGCGATTGCCTCGTTGCAGTGCGAGCCGGTTGTCGACTGGCCCCAGGTCGTGGCGTTGTACGAGCGCCTCGAGCGCCTGACGGGATCGCCGGTGGTCGCGCTCAACCGTGCGGTGGCCATCGCCGAGGCCGGCGATCCGGACCGTGCCTTGACCCTCGTGGACTCGCTCGACCTCGGCGGTTATCGCTATCTGCCCTCGACCCGGGCCGAACTGCTGCGCCGCCTCGGCCGTGACGACGACGCCCGGCAGGCATTCGAGCAGGCGTTGCTACTGGCGGCGACGGAGCCGGAACGGCGCTTCCTCCAGCGTCGGTTGTCCGAGTTCGGCTCCGGTCGTGGGCAGGAATAGTCGCCGGTCATCGCGCGTTTAGGCTGTTGGCGGTTGACCTGGCATAATGGACCGCCGACCCTCGGTCCCGGTTCACGTCCATCTGAATTGCGGGCGACCCGGGCCAACGATTGAAGAGGAACCCATGAAAACAGGCATTCACCCTGAGTATGTCGAGACCACGGTGCACTGTGGTTGCGGCAATACCTTCCAGACCCGTAGCACCAAGCAGAGCGGCCAGATCGTGGTCGAGGTCTGCTCGCAGTGCCACCCGTTCTACACCGGCAAGCAGAAGATCCTCGACAGCGGCGGCCGCGTGGCCCGCTTCGAGAAGCGGTACGGCAAGCGCAAGCCTGCCGGCGAGACGGCTGCAGCCGACAAGTAGCTACGTCAACGGCGCCCGATCTGTCGCATTCGCGTCAGATCTGGGCGCTGTTCTCGTTTCCGGGAACAAACAGTCGGCATGAGTAGGGAGGACGTTGACGTGACAGACACCGCACCCGCGATCGAGGCGCTGCTCGCCGAGCACGCCGACCTCGAGCGTCAGCTCGCCGACCCCAACCTGCACGCCGATGCCTCCGCCGCCCGCAAGGTGGGCCGCCGCTTCGCCCAGATCTCGCCCGTAGTCGGGACCTACCGCAAGCTCGAAGCCGCCCGCGGCGATCTGGAAGCCGCCCGTGAACTCGCGGCCGACGACGCCAGCTTCGCCGACGAGGTGGAGGAGCTGACCGCCAAGGTCGCCGAACTCGACGCCCAGCTGACCGACC
Above is a window of Mycolicibacterium boenickei DNA encoding:
- a CDS encoding YciI family protein; the protein is MKYATLIFTKPGSHDEDLTPDERVALTAEYMALRHEPQCVGGGHLQPVETATTVRHGPGEGLITDGPYADTKEVFAGYFVIEAADLDEALKFAQRIPAVRLGGAVEVRPLVDIPGEGAN
- the rpmE gene encoding 50S ribosomal protein L31, translated to MKTGIHPEYVETTVHCGCGNTFQTRSTKQSGQIVVEVCSQCHPFYTGKQKILDSGGRVARFEKRYGKRKPAGETAAADK
- a CDS encoding RNA polymerase sigma factor, which produces MSSATFQDVFRREWGRVLAALVGILGDFDLAEDAAQEAFVIAAERWPRDGIPESPVAWLVRTGRNRAIDRVRREQTLRTKTQLLEADQRATTMDDIELDDSNIGDERLQLIFMCCHPALAPEAQVALTLRALGGLTTAEIARAFLVSEETMKRRLSRAKAKIKATNIPFALPADRVLPDRVAAVLAVIYLIFNQGFTDRDDLAAEAIRLGQVLAELMVDEPEAYGLLALMLLHDSRRAARMVGGVVVPLAEQDRSLHDKAKVDAGQAALDRALALRAEAGPFVLQAAIASLQCEPVVDWPQVVALYERLERLTGSPVVALNRAVAIAEAGDPDRALTLVDSLDLGGYRYLPSTRAELLRRLGRDDDARQAFEQALLLAATEPERRFLQRRLSEFGSGRGQE